A stretch of Nilaparvata lugens isolate BPH chromosome 12, ASM1435652v1, whole genome shotgun sequence DNA encodes these proteins:
- the LOC111054224 gene encoding myb-like protein D — MQSFSDANLCCCECEGKFPSASALLQHYARHALEREKQGNGEGNSRSSRYDWQPWRFDDILKTKRKGHNFLESALLSINETCRKRAKLQTATLVSTSSENSSHSLTEKTTPVSTCSENSSERSDTSEAEIKGADHSQDNIVQETQSLSNNFERIGRTYSKYSPKTSKTTSIIQENSNNNFESSSSKNSSKNITNDINNPKITSIIQEGQRLEHNSKCKKPLKSTTKDDRQNINILKEKEIINSDPSKFTNEINIVIDNQKFKDDIEVSNKISVAYIGNSQRGIDIVQENQSPPNKSECAIKKCSKKLSKRITESYTLQENLSLKNNAESSSSNKSSNNVGEIRIVEEEPNVLNGFVSSVEKCSEKPSKYTARKRKKFDEDSITNSVEEGCGLEIIKIEETTSVNDDNNECIIVGPEHIPPKLSNNLELPLELRTSETCFNRGNDTCDVVYDYDDNNCNLDNSLGKANCDNNNVIIYYNDDSQDKLPKKSTEEGRKLDEECRVVTECGSIEETKKKLSNRKQTTPKKIERVGFLKIAPRPDDLPRDDTVVPSKKGSKKKYCCPMCSRVFGWSTDLKRHILVHTGERPFKCSSCPSSFTRKFLLQKHQNKMHPLNGKSERERLLELKVSENLQQLKTKMLELQKSKENPSSKSVETENSEQHEEIDIKLEPPYETYFKIENNSDENWDSTSNNNNNNDGEVEFSKVCKKENVVFVEPIVIQSS; from the coding sequence ATGCAGTCATTCAGTGATGCCAACCTCTGCTGCTGTGAATGTGAAGGGAAATTCCCTTCAGCGTCTGCACTGCTCCAACACTACGCGCGCCATGCACTCGAAAGGGAAAAACAAGGTAACGGGGAGGGAAATTCGAGAAGTTCGCGCTACGATTGGCAGCCCTGGCGCTTCGACGACATACTCAAGACGAAACGAAAGGGACACAATTTTCTGGAAAGCGCGCTTCTCAGCATAAACGAAACATGTAGAAAACGGGCCAAACTTCAAACGGCCACTCTTGTATCTACTAGCTCTGAGAACAGCTCACATTCACTGACGGAAAAGACCACTCCAGTATCTACCTGCTCTGAGAACAGCTCGGAGAGGTCAGACACATCTGAAGCGGAAATCAAAGGTGCTGATCATAGTcaagataatattgtacaaGAAACGCAAAGTTTGTCAAATAATTTCGAACGTATTGGTAGGACTTACTCAAAATATAGCCCCAAAACTTCCAAAACAACTAGCATTATTCAGGAAAActcaaacaataattttgaatctagTAGTagtaaaaattcttcaaaaaatatcactAACGATATTAACAATCCAAAAATAACCAGCATTATTCAAGAAGGTCAGCGCTTAGAACACAACTCTAAGTGCAAGAAACCTTTAAAATCTACTACAAAGGATGATCGacaaaatatcaatattctaaaagaaaaagaaattatCAACTCAGATCCATCAAAATTTACAAATGAAATCAACATTGTTATCGATAATCAAAAGTTTAAAGATGATATTGAAGTTAGTAACAAGATTTCTGTAGCGTATATCGGTAATAGTCAAAGAGGGATAGATATTGTCCAAGAAAATCAAAGTCCCCCAAATAAGTCTGAATGTGCAATCAAAAAATGTAGCAAAAAACTATCAAAACGTATAACTGAAAGTTATACTCTTCAAGAAAATCttagtttgaaaaataatgcTGAATCTAGTAGTAGCAACAAGTCATCTAATAATGTTGGAGAAATCCGTATTGTTGAAGAAGAGCCAAATGTTTTGAACGGGTTTGTAAGTAGTGTTGAGAAATGTAGCGAAAAACCATCAAAGTATACCGCAAGAAAACGTAAGAAATTTGATGAGGATAGTATTACAAATTCAGTAGAAGAAGGATGTGGGCTTGAGATTATCAAGATAGAAGAGACGACGTCTgtaaatgatgataataatgaatgtATAATAGTTGGACCAGAACATATACCCCCCAAATTATCCAATAATCTAGAACTTCCATTAGAATTAAGGACCTCAGAAACATGTTTTAATCGTGGCAACGATACTTGTGATGTTGTTTATGACTATGAcgataataattgtaatttagATAATAGTTTAGGTAAGGCTAACTGCgacaataataatgttattatttattacaatgatGATAGTCAAGATAAGTTACCAAAGAAATCAACCGAAGAAGGGAGAAAACTGGATGAAGAATGTAGGGTTGTAACGGAATGTGGTAGTATAGAGGAAACAAAGAAGAAACTGTCCAATCGTAAGCAGACTACACCAAAGAAAATTGAAAGAGTTGGGTTTTTGAAAATCGCTCCCCGTCCTGACGATCTGCCAAGGGATGATACGGTGGTTCCGAGTAAAAAAGGGTCGAAAAAGAAGTATTGTTGTCCGATGTGTTCTAGGGTTTTCGGTTGGTCGACAGACCTTAAAAGGCACATTTTAGTTCACACCGGCGAGCGACCCTTCAAGTGCAGCAGTTGCCCTTCAAGCTTCACTCGCAAATTCCtccttcaaaaacatcaaaacaAAATGCATCCCTTGAACGGTAAATCCGAACGCGAGAGGCTACTCGAACTCAAGGTATCAGAGAACTTGCAACAGTTGAAAACGAAAATGCTCGAGTTGCAAAAATCCAAAGAAAATCCTAGCAGCAAGTCTGTTGAAACTGAAAACTCGGAACAACATGAAGAAATCGATATTAAACTGGAACCACCCTATGAAActtatttcaaaattgagaataattccGACGAAAATTGGGATTCCACCtccaataataacaataataatgacgGGGAGGTGGAATTTTCAAAGGTGTGTAAAAAGGAAAATGTAGTTTTTGTTGAACCAATTGTTATCCAGTCTTCATAA